Proteins encoded in a region of the Vibrio ponticus genome:
- a CDS encoding outer membrane beta-barrel protein has protein sequence MKKTLLALALIGASATASADSWIYGGANVGQSELGGEDATSYGVHVGTGILPFIGLEAGYQNHGEFDVSGTNFKVEAESVYFAAKPSIDLGPLHVYAKGGLHKWDMSGDFNKDDVDIMYGVGAEYFLFGPVSVGASYSVFTMDDEDVKTLSLNATFHFL, from the coding sequence ATGAAAAAGACACTACTCGCTTTAGCACTGATTGGTGCATCTGCGACAGCTTCAGCTGATTCTTGGATCTACGGTGGCGCAAACGTCGGTCAATCAGAGCTTGGTGGTGAAGACGCAACATCTTACGGTGTGCATGTTGGTACTGGCATCCTACCGTTTATTGGTCTTGAAGCGGGTTACCAAAACCATGGTGAATTTGATGTTTCTGGCACTAACTTTAAAGTAGAAGCTGAATCTGTGTATTTTGCTGCAAAACCAAGTATTGATCTTGGTCCTCTGCATGTTTACGCAAAAGGTGGTCTGCATAAGTGGGATATGTCAGGCGACTTTAATAAAGATGACGTTGATATCATGTACGGTGTAGGCGCTGAATACTTCCTGTTTGGTCCAGTTTCTGTAGGCGCAAGCTACAGCGTATTCACAATGGATGATGAAGACGTTAAAACCTTGTCACTTAACGCGACATTCCACTTCCTATAA